The genomic window CGCAACTGATAAGCCTTTTTGTCCCATTGCCAAGTTTCGCCGGTAAAAAGCATTACTTTCCTCAGCCGTTGAAAATCCAGCATATTGACGAACCGTCCAAGGGCGGTTTACATACATAGTCGGATAAGGTCCTCGAGTATATGGAGGCAGGCCAGGTGCACCATCCATATGCTGTAAACCTTTAAGATCGTCCTCAGTATAAAGAGGTTTTATCGCAATCTGTTCATTCGTTTCAAAAAGAAGATCATCAATCGAAGCGTTAATTTCAGCCTCTGCGTTCTTTTTCCACTCTTCCTTAGATGGTTTCTGTTCATCAAAAAGAGGAATGCTCTTAAAATCTGGCTTATTCATTGCTTGCCGCCTCCATTTCTTTTAAAAGAGAAGATAGGAGTTCATAACAATTACTGCGAAGGTGAATAAATTGCTCGACCCCAGCTAGTTTATATTGGTCCTGCGTATCCTCATCCGGCAGACCGGCAAGAAAAATTTTTACGTTCGGCTGTTTTTCTTTTATTAACCTGATTATTTCAAGACCTGATTCGTCATACTGTTTATCCGTTCCGCAAATAACATAGTGATTAAGCTTGGAGTCGATCACGAATTGTACAGCTTTTTCCGATTCAACAATATTCGGACTTTCGTATGCGTGAATCCCGCCCGGGGCAAGTAGACCAGTAATAAAGTCCTTTCTTGCTTTATGGGCCTTGAATTCCCCTAAACAAATTAATCCAGCTGCAGGCTTATACCCTGCTTTCCCCATTCCTTCCGCCAGTTTGCGAAGTTTTTCAAATGGCTCTGATAATCGGACTTGAGGGATGCCTCCTTGATTAGCGTTAGCGCTTTCATCTAACTGTAGTGGAGTGTCACTTAGATTTGCATAAACATTTGTACCAATTATACTTTTCTTTCTTGTGAAAATATCTGCACTTCTTTTAGCCAAGACCTCTGCAATTTGAGATTTTATCCATCCAGAAGTCAAACTTTTTTCAAGCCCACCTTGATCATCAATTTCCTGAAATAATGTCCAGGCTTTTTCGGAAAGCTCCTCTGTTAAACTTTCAATATACCAGGAGCCCCCAGCAGGATCGATTACTTTTTCTAAATGAGCTTCGTTTTTTAAGATTAATTGAGTATTTCGTGCAATGCGGTCAGAAAAAGGTGTGGACTCTCCTTCTGGTTCATTAAATGGACTAACATGCAAGTATTGAATTCCTCCAAGGACTGCAGCAAAAGCTTCATTGCCTGCTCTTAGAATATTTACATACGGGTCATATACAGTTTTCGTAAAAGCTGAAGTTTCGGCAACAATGACCATACTATGATCTTGAGGTTTAACTCCATATGCTTCCACAACCTTATTCCAAAGAATCCTTGCAGCACGAAGCTTAGCTATTTCCATAAAAAAGTTTGCACCAACGGAAAATTTAAAAACCATTTTACTAAAGATTGTTTCCAGCTTTAATCCTTGATTAAGGAGCTGTTGAACATGGTGAACACCTGTCGACAATGCCAAAGCTAGTTCTTGAATAGCATTTGCACCGGCGTTATGGTATACATTTGTGTTAACAAGGATGGTGCGAAGATTTGGCATGCTGCTGTCAGTTAATAAAATCATATTAGCAATTTTTTCGTAAGCAGCTTTATTTATTGTTGTTCCATTTAAAGCGGATGCCGCTAAAGGATCAAAGGCCATATAGCCGGAAATCTTTTCACTATCAGGCAGCTTCGATAGTTCTGTAAGAATTTCTGCCTTATTTTCATTTATTTCAATAGAAAAAGGATATTTAGTATATACCCCCTCTACTAAACTTATAAAATCTTTAATGGTAACCTTATCAGCATCAATGGCAATGACGGATTGGCCTTTTTTAAAAGATGCAAGAAGATTTTCCCTGAGGCACTCTCCTTCTTGCGCCACAATCTTTTGGGCAACCTTCCAATCCTGTGAAAGATAACCGAGAGAATTGGAGCCCCTTCTGTAGTCTGGCAGTCCTGGAAGATGAGAGGCTTTTTCGTTATCAAAATCCTCTTTTGTATAGAGAGGCTTTAATTTAATATTTTCATACGTATTTGTGTTTAAGGAATTTACAGGTTTCCCTTTTAAGGCTTCCACGGCTTTCTGCTCCCAATCACTAAGGGAAAACATATCAAATGATTCATTTATCATCTTTTTTATTGTCATTATCACTGTCC from Bacillus sp. DTU_2020_1000418_1_SI_GHA_SEK_038 includes these protein-coding regions:
- a CDS encoding methylmalonyl-CoA mutase family protein, translated to MTIKKMINESFDMFSLSDWEQKAVEALKGKPVNSLNTNTYENIKLKPLYTKEDFDNEKASHLPGLPDYRRGSNSLGYLSQDWKVAQKIVAQEGECLRENLLASFKKGQSVIAIDADKVTIKDFISLVEGVYTKYPFSIEINENKAEILTELSKLPDSEKISGYMAFDPLAASALNGTTINKAAYEKIANMILLTDSSMPNLRTILVNTNVYHNAGANAIQELALALSTGVHHVQQLLNQGLKLETIFSKMVFKFSVGANFFMEIAKLRAARILWNKVVEAYGVKPQDHSMVIVAETSAFTKTVYDPYVNILRAGNEAFAAVLGGIQYLHVSPFNEPEGESTPFSDRIARNTQLILKNEAHLEKVIDPAGGSWYIESLTEELSEKAWTLFQEIDDQGGLEKSLTSGWIKSQIAEVLAKRSADIFTRKKSIIGTNVYANLSDTPLQLDESANANQGGIPQVRLSEPFEKLRKLAEGMGKAGYKPAAGLICLGEFKAHKARKDFITGLLAPGGIHAYESPNIVESEKAVQFVIDSKLNHYVICGTDKQYDESGLEIIRLIKEKQPNVKIFLAGLPDEDTQDQYKLAGVEQFIHLRSNCYELLSSLLKEMEAASNE